The genomic window TGTGTCGGCAAACCTGAACAGATACAGTGATAAGCTGGCTTTGACGAAAGGTAAGGCCGATTTGATTATTCTGCCCGAAATGTTTTCCACTGGTTTTACAATGAATGTAGACAAGGTAGGCCAAAGCCCTGATGGTGAAATAGTGTCGTGGATGAAAAGTACTTCCCTAGAGTTACAAACTGCTGTATTAGGAAGTGTTATTATAAAAGAGGGGAACAGTTACTTTAACAGAGCATATTTCTTCTATCCGGATGGTAGTTTTGAGTATTACGATAAGAAACATTTATTTACTCTTGCCGGCGAGGAAAAAGTTTTTAGTCCGGGTAATGAAAGAAAAGTGTTTGAATATAAAGGTTGGAAAATAATGCCTTTGGTTTGTTACGATCTTCGTTTTCCGGTATGGAGCAGAAATGATCTCAATTATGATCTGCTTATTTATATAGCGAGTTGGCCTGATAAAAGACGTTTTGCTTGGCAGAACCTATTAAAGGCTAGAGCTATTGAAAACATGGCCTATGTAGCAGGAGTGAATAGGGTAGGATTAAATGTTAAAGGTTTTGATTATAGTGGAGATTCAGCGGTTTTGAATAGTTTGGGTGAGAGTATTTTTGAAGCGAAAGAATATGAAGAAGAAGTGGAAATAGTTGAGATAAGCAAGAGTCAGTTGGTAAAAACAAGAAAGGTTTTGGGATTTATAAATGATATAGATGATTTTAGGATAGGTTGATTGCCGAAATAATAACATTAAAAGTCTAAAGTCTAAAGTCTAAAGTCTAAAGTCCAAAGTCCAAAGTCCAAAGTTCAAAGTTCAAAGTTCAAAGTTCAAAGTTCAAAGTTCAAAGTGTAAAGTAGACCCTGGATTTATTTTAGGGTAAAAATATTAAAGTGTTTTTTTGTCATCAACTCACCTGTTGAGCTTTAGCATGATTAGAATTTTCGTGAAAAAAACTTTGGCCTCGCGATGGGAAAGCGTTAAGAATTTAAAATAAACGCAGAGACTATCATCACCGGGGTGTGTAAACTAGGATGTAATAGGCCGAATTATTAATAGCTGTCTGAAATAACTTATCACATAAAAATTTACAAAAAGGAAATTAATATGTTAACTTTCAGAACCAAAAAACATTAAAACAATATTGTATTATGTGGAGGAAAATAAAACCGGCCGGTAGTTTTAAGCTAATACTTATAGGCCTGTTGGCAATATTTAATTTTTCGCGTGTATTGGCACAGGATGCCGGATCGGAGGCTGCAGTTACTGACAGTGTGGTGACTTCGGTTTATGAAGAACTGGAAATTGGGGAGATATCAATAAAATTATCAGATATAAATATAAAGATAACCGGTATTGAAGAGAAGCTTATTAGCGATAATAAATTAACGCATTTGAAATCTGAAAATGAATCGTTCTTAAGTACGATTAATGCCGATTTAGAGGAGTATTCGGAAAAAGAAATACCAGTAAACGACAGAAGGAAGCTAAAAAACGATTTGACTTTCTGGGAGCAGCATCACCAGATGATAGAAGCCAGAAGCTCTGTTATTTCGGATTATACAAATGAACTTGATAACAGGCTGTCGAGGCTTTTGAAACAGGAAAAAGAACTTGAATTTATTTCGGAATTACTAACACAGGGCGAATATTCGGATGCAATCAGAGGAAGGTTGGCCGAGGGGATTGAATCTTTAAATAGGGTAAAAGCTAAAATTGAAGATAAAAGAAATTTTTTATTGGCCCTTTTGGATGATGATTTAGTGGTGGATGGCTTAGTTGTTGGAAGGGTAGATGAGTTAAAAAGAATTATTGAAACTCAGAAGACTGATTTATTTAGTTCAGGTCAGAAACCTTTATCCGGAATCGATTATTCTGAAGGTAATAACTGGTATGCCGGCGGAAAAGTACTGAAGTTTGCAAAGAATGAATTAGCTAATTTAAAAAGTTATCTTTCTATAAATATAGCATCGTTTATATTTCACATACTTTTTACTATAACTTTGATTTTTGTATTCACATATATTCATAATAAAGGCAATAGTGTTGGCCACGGGAAGTATTCGATGTATAAGAAATATTTTCTGGAATTTTTATATACACCAATCAGTTCCGGAATGATTATAGGTTTATTTATGTCGGTTTTTATTTATGATAATATGCCGTTAATACTCAGCGATATTTTCCGATTCATACTTGTATTCCCGTTGATGTATACACTTTTGAAAATCGTTCACGGGAGGTT from Bacteroidota bacterium includes these protein-coding regions:
- a CDS encoding amidohydrolase, with amino-acid sequence MNSDILKLTIVQTDIEWEDVSANLNRYSDKLALTKGKADLIILPEMFSTGFTMNVDKVGQSPDGEIVSWMKSTSLELQTAVLGSVIIKEGNSYFNRAYFFYPDGSFEYYDKKHLFTLAGEEKVFSPGNERKVFEYKGWKIMPLVCYDLRFPVWSRNDLNYDLLIYIASWPDKRRFAWQNLLKARAIENMAYVAGVNRVGLNVKGFDYSGDSAVLNSLGESIFEAKEYEEEVEIVEISKSQLVKTRKVLGFINDIDDFRIG